The Sporomusa termitida genome has a window encoding:
- the nikA gene encoding nickel ABC transporter substrate-binding protein: MSETTKALNKCKRVAAVLIAGMLLVSLLAGCGSQSGQTPATEKVLNFSWAKDIGSLNPHMYNPNQMFAQALVYESLVQYSDAGKIVPWLAESWTISPDGKEYIFKLRQDVKFSDGSAFNAAAVKKNFDAVLANGKRHDWLAFIRQIQETQVIDDHTFKLVLKDAYYPVLQELALIRPLRFLAPAAFPDNGNTGKGIKQPVGTGPWVLSEYKQGEVAVFVRNEHYWGPKPKVDKLVIKIIPDSESRVVAFEKQELNLLYGNGSISLDAFKQLQAAGQYETKLSEPLATRVLAINSNKGATKELKVRQALQHAVNKDAFVKGVLFGTEHKADTLLATNFPYCNLGLTPYEYSEDKARALLDEAGWKVVPGRDFREKDGQTLELEFCYESTNAIQKSVGEVLQGDLKKVGIKVKLTGEEQGSIDQRQKDGNFNIIYGDTWGAPYDPHSLVGSMREPAHADYQAQLGLPMKAELDKLASAVLVSTDETKRQELYRQIFTTLHEQAVYLPLSYLANLAVYPKNLSGVAFMGSQYEIPFGTIDIQ; encoded by the coding sequence GTGTCAGAAACGACAAAAGCGCTTAACAAATGTAAAAGGGTTGCAGCCGTACTCATTGCTGGCATGCTCCTGGTGAGCCTGCTGGCCGGCTGCGGGTCGCAGTCAGGCCAGACGCCGGCTACAGAGAAGGTGCTGAATTTTTCCTGGGCGAAGGATATTGGTTCCTTAAATCCCCACATGTATAATCCCAATCAGATGTTTGCCCAGGCTTTGGTGTATGAATCGCTGGTTCAGTACAGCGACGCAGGCAAGATTGTCCCCTGGCTGGCCGAAAGCTGGACTATCTCGCCTGACGGCAAAGAATACATATTTAAACTGCGTCAAGACGTAAAATTCTCAGATGGCTCTGCCTTTAACGCCGCCGCTGTCAAGAAAAATTTTGATGCCGTACTGGCGAACGGCAAACGGCATGACTGGCTGGCCTTTATTCGGCAGATCCAAGAAACCCAGGTCATTGACGACCATACATTCAAGCTGGTGCTTAAAGATGCGTACTATCCTGTACTGCAGGAACTGGCGCTGATCCGGCCGCTTCGCTTCCTGGCTCCGGCCGCTTTTCCTGACAACGGCAATACCGGCAAGGGGATTAAACAGCCGGTGGGAACAGGCCCCTGGGTGCTGAGTGAGTATAAACAGGGCGAAGTAGCGGTATTTGTCCGTAATGAACATTACTGGGGACCTAAACCCAAGGTCGATAAACTGGTAATAAAAATAATTCCTGACAGCGAGTCGCGGGTGGTTGCTTTTGAAAAGCAAGAGCTAAACCTGCTTTATGGCAACGGCAGTATTAGTCTGGATGCCTTCAAGCAGCTCCAGGCTGCCGGCCAATATGAAACCAAGCTGTCAGAACCGCTGGCCACCCGGGTGCTGGCCATCAACTCCAATAAAGGGGCAACTAAAGAGCTCAAGGTCCGTCAGGCATTGCAGCATGCCGTCAACAAAGATGCTTTTGTCAAAGGTGTTCTGTTCGGGACCGAACATAAGGCCGATACCCTGCTGGCCACAAACTTCCCCTACTGCAATCTGGGCCTAACACCATATGAATACAGCGAAGACAAAGCCAGGGCCCTGCTGGATGAAGCGGGCTGGAAGGTGGTTCCCGGCAGGGATTTCCGGGAGAAAGACGGACAAACGCTGGAACTGGAATTTTGCTATGAAAGTACAAATGCCATCCAAAAATCGGTGGGCGAGGTTTTGCAGGGCGACCTGAAAAAGGTCGGTATCAAGGTCAAACTCACCGGTGAGGAGCAGGGGTCGATTGATCAGCGCCAAAAAGACGGCAACTTTAATATCATTTACGGCGATACCTGGGGGGCCCCTTATGACCCCCATTCCCTGGTAGGCTCGATGCGGGAGCCGGCCCATGCCGACTATCAGGCCCAACTCGGCCTGCCAATGAAAGCCGAGCTTGATAAGCTGGCGTCCGCTGTATTAGTCAGCACCGATGAAACCAAGCGGCAGGAGTTATACAGACAGATCTTTACCACCCTCCATGAGCAGGCCGTATATCTGCCGTTGTCCTATCTGGCAAATTTGGCGGTATATCCTAAGAACCTGAGCGGAGTTGCCTTTATGGGCAGTCAATATGAAATTCCTTTCGGTACGATTGATATTCAGTAA
- the nikB gene encoding nickel ABC transporter permease subunit NikB — MFAYVVKRLLSLIPVLVGISMITFLILRLTPGDPAEAYLRLSQIPPTEAAVAAVREELGLDRPLIVQYGDWLVKALTLDFGKSYATHRPVWDEMMFLLPATVQLAGVSLVFTLVLSIPMGIFSALYKDGWFDNFCRFIAFTSAAMPNFWLGFMLMYFFALKLDLLPTLGRGSWAHFILPALTLSFSYIATYVRLLRTSMLENLEQPFVLYARARGLQESLVIGRHVLKNALLPLVTALGMSIGHLLSGSVIVESVFSWPGIGRFCVSAILNRDYPVVQCFVLMMAVVFVIANLFVDIAYAWLDPRIRLKGESS, encoded by the coding sequence ATGTTTGCTTATGTTGTCAAACGCCTGCTCAGCCTAATCCCGGTACTGGTAGGTATCTCCATGATTACCTTTCTCATACTGCGCCTCACGCCGGGAGACCCGGCGGAGGCGTATCTGAGACTTTCCCAGATACCGCCGACGGAGGCCGCCGTAGCGGCAGTCCGGGAGGAACTTGGCCTTGACCGCCCGCTTATTGTCCAGTATGGGGATTGGCTGGTAAAGGCACTCACGCTTGATTTTGGCAAATCCTATGCCACCCACCGGCCGGTGTGGGACGAAATGATGTTTCTGCTGCCGGCGACAGTTCAATTAGCCGGGGTATCGCTGGTTTTTACGCTCGTCCTCAGCATACCGATGGGTATTTTTTCGGCCTTGTATAAAGATGGTTGGTTTGATAATTTTTGCCGGTTTATTGCCTTTACCAGTGCCGCTATGCCTAATTTCTGGCTTGGCTTTATGCTGATGTATTTCTTTGCCCTTAAGCTTGATCTGTTGCCCACCCTGGGGCGGGGGTCATGGGCGCATTTTATTCTGCCGGCCCTGACGCTTTCCTTTAGTTATATTGCCACCTATGTCAGGCTGCTGAGAACCAGTATGCTGGAAAATCTGGAGCAGCCGTTTGTGTTGTATGCCAGGGCCAGGGGCTTGCAGGAAAGCCTGGTTATAGGCCGGCATGTCCTGAAAAATGCGCTGCTGCCGCTTGTTACCGCTCTGGGGATGAGTATCGGCCATCTGCTGTCCGGCTCGGTGATTGTCGAAAGCGTTTTTTCCTGGCCGGGAATTGGCCGGTTTTGTGTATCCGCTATTTTAAACAGGGACTATCCGGTGGTTCAGTGCTTTGTACTGATGATGGCCGTTGTTTTTGTTATTGCGAACCTGTTTGTTGATATTGCCTACGCGTGGCTTGATCCGAGGATCCGCCTGAAAGGGGAGTCCTCATGA
- the nikC gene encoding nickel ABC transporter permease subunit NikC: MRLKSTLTGLALLIILLTVLMAIFAPLLAPHDPNDVSLERKLMLPDNSYLLGTDHLGRCILSRLIYGARVSLGAAFAVMSATLAISTVVGAASGYAGGRVDAVIMRLCDIFLAFPSLILALALVGVMGPGLPNVVLALALSQWAWYARMIRSMVLSLKERNYVLAAKVAGTPQSTIIVRHILPNILPQIAVLATLDVGWVILHIAGMSFLGLGIQPPTPEWGAMINDGRQFLRGYPWLMAYPGLMILSVVMAFNLLGDALRDMSDPMIKKN; this comes from the coding sequence ATGAGGTTAAAGAGTACCTTGACCGGACTGGCGCTGCTGATTATTTTGTTAACTGTGTTAATGGCGATTTTCGCACCGCTCCTAGCGCCTCATGATCCTAATGATGTTTCTTTGGAGAGGAAATTAATGCTGCCTGATAATAGTTATCTGTTAGGAACGGATCATCTGGGTCGCTGTATTTTATCCCGCCTTATTTACGGGGCCCGGGTTTCGCTGGGGGCGGCGTTTGCCGTGATGTCTGCGACTCTGGCCATCAGCACCGTGGTGGGAGCCGCGTCCGGTTATGCCGGCGGCAGGGTAGATGCTGTTATCATGCGGCTTTGTGATATATTTTTGGCATTTCCCAGCCTCATTCTGGCTTTGGCATTAGTCGGCGTGATGGGGCCGGGGTTACCCAATGTCGTGCTGGCGCTGGCGCTTTCCCAGTGGGCCTGGTATGCCAGAATGATCCGGAGTATGGTGCTTAGCCTGAAAGAAAGGAACTACGTGCTGGCTGCCAAAGTGGCCGGGACGCCACAGTCCACCATTATTGTCAGGCATATTCTGCCGAATATCCTGCCGCAGATTGCGGTGCTGGCCACTCTGGATGTAGGGTGGGTGATCCTGCATATTGCCGGCATGTCATTTCTAGGTTTAGGGATACAGCCGCCCACACCGGAGTGGGGGGCGATGATTAACGACGGGCGTCAGTTTTTGCGGGGTTATCCCTGGCTGATGGCTTACCCCGGTTTGATGATTCTCAGTGTGGTTATGGCTTTTAATCTCCTGGGTGATGCTTTGCGGGACATGAGTGATCCGATGATCAAGAAAAATTAG
- a CDS encoding ABC transporter ATP-binding protein — protein MGKQPLLTIEDLQVVITRKDKAVPVVQQLSLQIGQGEIFGLVGESGCGKTLTCLSILNLLPAGIVRTGGLIQLAGVSLNDLTAAQWRQLRGNRIALIMQNPMSAFDAIRTIGDHFIETLLAHGKTDRRAAKATAIEYLARVGLPEPGLLLRQYPFELSGGMLQRVIIAITLAQQPDLIIADEPTTALDAASQVQILDLLAAVRREFGTSMLLISHDLGVIARLADSVAVMYGGRIVEQAAVAELFAQPLHPYTQSLLNARNSIGLPRSQRLSFIAANEGGCSTGGCGFSGRCPRVSPACRASLPGKVTANAGGHWVRCLDISAAQMGVG, from the coding sequence ATGGGAAAGCAGCCGCTGCTGACAATAGAAGATCTGCAGGTGGTTATTACACGCAAGGATAAAGCTGTGCCTGTCGTGCAGCAGCTCAGCCTGCAGATAGGGCAGGGTGAGATTTTTGGGCTGGTGGGTGAAAGCGGCTGTGGCAAAACACTGACCTGTCTGTCGATTTTAAATCTCCTGCCTGCCGGTATTGTCCGGACCGGCGGGCTGATTCAACTGGCCGGGGTAAGTCTTAACGACCTGACAGCGGCACAATGGAGGCAGCTCCGCGGGAACCGGATTGCGTTGATTATGCAGAATCCGATGAGTGCTTTTGATGCCATTCGCACAATTGGCGATCATTTTATCGAAACCTTGCTGGCCCATGGGAAAACAGACCGCCGGGCTGCCAAAGCAACGGCAATAGAATATCTGGCCAGAGTGGGGCTGCCGGAGCCGGGGCTGCTGCTGCGGCAATACCCTTTCGAATTGAGCGGCGGTATGCTGCAGCGGGTAATTATCGCTATTACCCTGGCCCAGCAACCGGATCTCATTATTGCTGATGAGCCAACTACTGCTTTGGATGCTGCCTCTCAGGTCCAGATTCTTGATCTTCTGGCAGCGGTGAGGCGTGAATTTGGCACAAGTATGCTGCTAATCTCGCATGACCTTGGTGTCATTGCCCGGCTGGCTGATTCGGTAGCTGTCATGTATGGCGGCCGGATTGTTGAACAAGCCGCAGTCGCCGAACTGTTCGCCCAGCCGCTTCATCCTTATACTCAGTCGCTGCTGAACGCCCGCAACAGTATTGGGCTGCCACGCAGCCAACGCCTGTCCTTCATAGCGGCAAATGAGGGCGGCTGTTCGACCGGCGGCTGCGGGTTTTCCGGACGCTGTCCGCGGGTTAGTCCTGCCTGCCGTGCATCACTTCCCGGGAAAGTGACGGCCAATGCCGGCGGCCACTGGGTACGCTGCCTGGACATAAGCGCAGCTCAGATGGGGGTTGGCTGA
- a CDS encoding ATP-binding cassette domain-containing protein gives MAVSTPLLALQGVSKHFHGGGIFKQGRRVQANKEISLSLADGECLGLVGESGSGKSTLGRIILGIEKPESGAVFFQGVNLYGPDKAAVRAVRRDLQVVFQDCFSSVNPRLTAGESIAEPLRNFACPGFRDVLLAVGELLELVGLTPGDAAKYPHQFSGGQLQRVCIARAISLRPKLIVLDEAVSSLDVLVQAQILDLLSDLRAERGMSYVFISHDLAAVAHLSDRLAVMYAGEIVERLDNMENLNCLTHPVSRALLAAILPAQPMNRDTR, from the coding sequence ATGGCCGTTAGCACGCCCCTGCTTGCATTACAGGGAGTCAGCAAGCACTTTCACGGCGGCGGCATCTTCAAGCAGGGGCGCAGGGTGCAGGCGAATAAAGAAATCAGCCTTTCACTGGCGGACGGGGAGTGCCTTGGTCTTGTCGGTGAAAGCGGTTCCGGCAAGAGTACTCTGGGCCGTATCATTCTGGGCATTGAAAAGCCCGAGAGCGGGGCGGTGTTTTTTCAGGGCGTTAATTTGTACGGGCCGGATAAAGCCGCCGTCAGGGCGGTGCGGCGGGACCTGCAGGTCGTGTTTCAGGACTGTTTTAGTTCGGTCAATCCGCGCCTGACTGCCGGGGAGAGCATTGCTGAACCGCTAAGAAATTTTGCCTGCCCCGGTTTTCGGGATGTGCTCCTGGCCGTCGGGGAATTATTAGAGCTTGTGGGGCTTACCCCCGGAGATGCCGCTAAGTACCCTCATCAGTTCAGCGGCGGCCAGTTGCAGCGGGTTTGTATTGCCAGAGCTATTTCCCTGCGGCCCAAGCTGATTGTCCTGGATGAGGCGGTCAGCAGCCTGGACGTACTGGTGCAAGCCCAGATTCTCGATTTATTGTCTGATTTACGGGCCGAACGGGGAATGTCCTATGTATTTATTTCGCATGACCTGGCGGCGGTAGCTCATCTGTCCGACCGGCTGGCTGTTATGTATGCCGGTGAGATTGTGGAAAGGCTGGACAATATGGAAAACCTTAACTGTCTTACCCATCCGGTGTCCCGGGCACTGTTAGCAGCTATACTGCCGGCGCAGCCTATGAACAGGGATACTCGCTAA
- a CDS encoding GNAT family N-acetyltransferase, with protein sequence MDLNNNNSDWCIRRITAADIGPVLDFILPMLQEIYPHIPGVADRWDLTHLEEAYVLPAKAALFAAFDSNGQVVGTVAVNPYDDRLAAVAGCYDCSVTAEVSRCYVKTSLRRQGIACRLAASIEEYCRTHGYRRICLHTHKFLPGGFPFWLSQGYLVRRENTDALATVYMDKDICATG encoded by the coding sequence ATGGACTTGAACAATAACAATAGCGACTGGTGCATTCGCCGGATTACTGCGGCTGATATCGGGCCGGTACTCGACTTTATCCTGCCAATGCTGCAGGAAATATATCCCCATATACCCGGCGTAGCCGACCGGTGGGATTTGACCCACCTGGAGGAAGCCTATGTTTTACCGGCGAAGGCCGCGTTATTTGCCGCTTTTGACAGTAATGGCCAGGTAGTCGGAACTGTTGCCGTCAATCCGTATGATGACCGGCTTGCTGCCGTTGCGGGCTGCTATGATTGTTCAGTGACAGCTGAGGTATCACGTTGTTATGTAAAGACCTCGCTGCGCCGTCAGGGGATTGCCTGCCGGCTGGCAGCTAGTATCGAGGAATATTGCCGGACTCATGGCTACAGGCGCATCTGTCTGCACACCCACAAATTTTTGCCTGGCGGCTTTCCGTTTTGGCTGAGCCAGGGCTATCTGGTCCGCAGGGAAAACACAGATGCGCTGGCGACCGTATATATGGATAAAGATATCTGCGCTACAGGTTGA
- a CDS encoding sigma-54-dependent Fis family transcriptional regulator, translating to MSCYVEPSINCISEAWQQFTSKTPNNNQVYDFSVRSEILDSWTRCRDAGVKPNDACIHLQLDSISLRVMLRENRELINIAKPFMTNLYEVVEGSGFVVVLTDRRGYIMELFGDEDALTNPMTVSFFRGASWCESQVGTNAIGTALVIKKPIQVSGSEHYCLEHHSLTCSAAPILDTQGQVLGILDVSGAATAAHLHTLGMVVAAAEAIMAQISIQKKNNELSVMNNRLTNIFNTMSDGVILVDKQGVISELNPVAKQILGSGLNRVEVRPGILVESILGARNTLIEKILKRKEPCAEMELMLETGNGLSHCLASGETVTDAQGAVTGGVIILRPIKQIQSLVNRFSGHYGTLQFSDIIGGSKALLEAVRVASLAAASMSNVLLQGESGTGKEIFAQAIHNRSNRQAGPFIAVNCGAIPRELIGSELFGYAEGAFTGAKRGGKPGKFELACGGTLFLDEIGDMPLEQQVALLRVLQERRVMRIGCDKVIPVDVRVICATNKCLMTEVEKGTFRKDLYYRLDVISITIPPLRERSDDIVALFNYFLDKQDKHCRRFVVNPEVIERIVRYDWPGNVRELQNVVERIVSLTEGQVVTLANLPQEICNCKATTTHSRERLQFPASNIVESFCRREQRRRVLDENEKQEILELLYNHGGNVSMTARDMGVSRNTLYRKMKQHAIYKELKCKVEQVSL from the coding sequence ATGAGTTGTTATGTCGAACCCAGTATTAATTGTATTTCGGAAGCTTGGCAACAATTTACCAGCAAGACCCCCAATAACAATCAGGTCTATGATTTTTCGGTCCGGTCAGAGATTCTGGACTCATGGACGCGGTGCCGCGATGCCGGGGTTAAGCCCAACGATGCCTGTATCCATCTCCAGCTTGACAGTATCAGCCTGCGGGTGATGCTCAGAGAAAACCGGGAGCTTATTAATATTGCCAAACCGTTTATGACTAATTTGTACGAGGTTGTCGAAGGCTCCGGTTTTGTGGTGGTATTAACAGACCGGCGCGGTTATATCATGGAGCTATTTGGGGATGAGGATGCGCTGACCAATCCGATGACAGTAAGCTTTTTCCGCGGTGCCAGCTGGTGCGAATCTCAGGTAGGCACAAATGCAATCGGAACAGCGCTGGTTATAAAAAAACCGATTCAGGTATCCGGTTCTGAGCATTACTGTCTTGAGCATCACTCTTTGACCTGCTCCGCGGCACCCATTCTTGATACTCAGGGGCAAGTACTGGGGATATTAGACGTTTCCGGCGCGGCCACGGCTGCCCATCTTCATACGCTGGGCATGGTTGTGGCCGCCGCGGAGGCAATCATGGCGCAAATCAGCATTCAGAAAAAGAACAATGAATTAAGCGTAATGAATAACCGGCTGACAAATATCTTCAATACCATGTCAGATGGCGTGATTTTAGTTGACAAACAGGGGGTAATCAGCGAATTAAATCCGGTAGCGAAGCAAATTCTCGGGTCCGGCTTAAACAGAGTTGAGGTTAGACCGGGAATTCTGGTGGAAAGCATTTTGGGAGCGAGGAATACGCTGATTGAAAAGATACTAAAGCGTAAGGAACCATGTGCGGAAATGGAACTGATGCTGGAGACCGGTAACGGGCTGAGCCACTGCCTGGCCTCCGGCGAAACGGTGACCGATGCCCAGGGGGCAGTAACCGGCGGGGTTATTATTCTCCGGCCGATCAAACAGATTCAAAGCCTGGTAAACAGGTTCAGCGGCCATTACGGGACACTGCAGTTTAGTGACATCATCGGTGGCAGTAAAGCCTTGCTGGAAGCCGTCAGGGTCGCCTCGCTGGCTGCCGCCTCTATGTCCAATGTCCTGCTCCAGGGTGAAAGCGGCACCGGCAAGGAAATTTTTGCCCAGGCCATTCACAACCGGAGCAACCGTCAGGCCGGGCCTTTTATTGCCGTAAACTGCGGGGCGATACCACGTGAGCTTATCGGCAGTGAATTGTTCGGGTATGCGGAAGGGGCCTTCACCGGGGCTAAACGGGGGGGAAAACCGGGAAAATTCGAGTTGGCCTGCGGCGGTACTCTTTTCCTGGATGAGATCGGCGATATGCCGCTTGAACAGCAAGTGGCCCTGTTACGGGTTCTGCAGGAGCGAAGAGTGATGCGGATTGGCTGCGATAAGGTTATTCCTGTCGATGTCCGGGTGATCTGTGCCACAAATAAATGCCTGATGACGGAAGTGGAAAAAGGTACTTTTCGTAAAGACCTGTACTACCGGCTTGATGTTATCTCCATTACCATCCCGCCCCTGCGGGAGCGGTCAGATGATATCGTTGCGCTGTTTAACTATTTTCTCGATAAACAGGATAAGCATTGCCGGCGATTTGTTGTCAACCCGGAGGTTATTGAGCGGATTGTACGCTATGACTGGCCCGGCAATGTCCGGGAACTGCAAAATGTGGTGGAGCGGATCGTCAGTCTTACGGAAGGCCAGGTTGTGACTTTGGCCAACCTGCCGCAGGAGATCTGCAACTGCAAGGCTACTACCACCCACTCCCGTGAGCGGCTGCAGTTTCCGGCCTCTAATATTGTTGAATCCTTTTGCCGCCGGGAGCAGCGCCGGCGGGTCCTTGATGAAAATGAAAAACAGGAAATTCTGGAGTTATTGTATAATCATGGCGGCAATGTCAGTATGACCGCCCGGGATATGGGGGTTTCCCGGAATACACTCTACCGGAAAATGAAACAGCATGCTATTTATAAAGAACTAAAATGCAAAGTAGAACAAGTGTCACTTTAA
- a CDS encoding molybdopterin-binding protein yields MRVVPVYQAEGMVLCHDVTEIIPGKCKERAFKKGHIIKKEDIPRLLTIGKEHIYVWEVNEQKLHENDAAVRLARSVAGPGLQLAEAAEGKVELKAGINGLLKVNTEALERINDIDQLAVATLHSNQMVAVDRKVAGCKIIPLVIATNKLQRIEQICAAYYPVVEVKQLQACRVGVITTGSEVYHGRIKDCFGPVLTEKFQCLGSSVLQQIFVPDDIAMIAEAIHRLLQAGADLIVTTGGMSVDPDDVTPAGIRAAGGRIITYGAPTLPGAMFMLAYFGSVPVLGLPGCVMYHRSTIFDLVVPRLLAGEELTRKDITRLGHGGLCLSCEECRYPECGFGKGR; encoded by the coding sequence ATGAGAGTAGTTCCCGTCTATCAGGCGGAAGGCATGGTTCTTTGCCACGATGTGACTGAAATTATTCCCGGCAAGTGTAAGGAAAGAGCGTTTAAGAAAGGGCATATCATCAAAAAAGAGGATATTCCCAGGTTGCTTACGATTGGTAAAGAACATATCTACGTCTGGGAGGTAAATGAACAAAAGCTGCATGAGAATGACGCGGCGGTAAGACTGGCCAGGTCCGTAGCCGGTCCGGGTTTGCAACTGGCAGAGGCTGCCGAGGGTAAGGTGGAATTAAAGGCCGGGATTAACGGTTTATTAAAGGTAAATACGGAAGCCCTGGAAAGAATTAATGATATTGATCAGCTGGCTGTGGCGACTTTACATTCGAACCAGATGGTCGCTGTTGACCGTAAGGTCGCCGGCTGCAAAATTATTCCGCTGGTCATTGCAACAAATAAGCTGCAAAGAATTGAGCAGATTTGTGCTGCTTATTATCCGGTGGTAGAAGTCAAACAGCTGCAGGCCTGCAGGGTAGGGGTGATCACTACCGGCAGCGAGGTGTATCATGGCCGGATTAAGGATTGTTTCGGACCGGTGCTGACAGAAAAGTTTCAGTGTCTGGGCAGTTCTGTTTTACAGCAGATTTTTGTGCCTGATGATATCGCGATGATTGCTGAGGCTATCCACCGCCTGCTGCAGGCCGGTGCTGATCTGATAGTCACCACCGGCGGTATGTCGGTTGATCCTGATGATGTAACCCCGGCCGGTATCCGGGCCGCCGGCGGCCGGATTATTACCTATGGGGCGCCGACCTTGCCGGGGGCTATGTTTATGCTGGCCTATTTCGGGTCAGTGCCTGTTCTCGGTTTGCCGGGCTGTGTCATGTACCACCGGAGTACAATCTTTGACTTGGTTGTGCCACGCCTGCTGGCAGGCGAAGAACTGACCCGCAAGGACATCACCAGACTTGGGCATGGCGGCTTGTGTCTGTCCTGCGAGGAATGCCGTTATCCTGAATGCGGCTTTGGCAAAGGCCGGTAA